The following coding sequences are from one Nicotiana tomentosiformis chromosome 3, ASM39032v3, whole genome shotgun sequence window:
- the LOC104102505 gene encoding uncharacterized protein — protein MDGRGGCCIARYAGGGAYDMSKVDRIMLRFRPIAPKPAAGGSVSGASTPPQKTEAPVRTGRWKRRYVKDNKNTSSTSNKRSSSGSRSPSGRKRKASSPEENESNGKTVSGGQAVVTLPLLSESPERKDSPGDHSVGLVKKPEKYTPIWLNFGSQGNSNDNSQLQGYGGVGMDRSVLMLPQPVRVVGSWVKVESVTDAWVEGYGLGRTDEEKLVNLELDSCPGFVSDGLNRVRWANKAYKEMVSEGGVAEGEVVVWLVMKEDLRLPENKNTAAFTCQVRVIRSGKEKNSLILPCDVWRMDGGGYAWRLDTKAALSLGR, from the coding sequence ATGGATGGTAGAGGAGGGTGTTGTATTGCTAGGTACGCAGGGGGTGGTGCGTACGATATGTCAAAAGTGGACCGGATAATGCTCAGATTCAGACCCATCGCTCCTAAACCAGCCGCTGGTGGGTCTGTTTCCGGCGCTTCTACTCCTCCACAAAAGACTGAGGCTCCTGTTCGTACGGGCCGTTGGAAGCGAAGGTACGTTAAAGATAATAAAAACACTAGTAGCACTTCTAACAAGAGATCTAGTAGCGGAAGTCGTAGTCCTAGTGGTAGAAAAAGGAAGGCATCTTCACCTGAGGAAAATGAGTCCAACGGTAAGACTGTATCTGGTGGGCAAGCTGTAGTTACCTTACCCTTATTATCAGAGTCTCCTGAACGGAAGGACTCTCCTGGCGATCATTCAGTAGGTTTGGTGAAAAAACCAGAAAAATATACTCCGATCTGGTTAAACTTTGGTAGCCAAGGGAATAGTAATGATAATAGTCAGTTGCAGGGTTACGGAGGGGTTGGTATGGATCGTTCAGTACTTATGTTGCCTCAGCCAGTAAGGGTAGTGGGGTCATGGGTAAAGGTGGAAAGCGTGACTGACGCGTGGGTAGAAGGGTATGGGCTAGGACGTACAGATGAGGAGAAACTGGTAAATCTAGAGCTGGACAGCTGTCCAGGGTTTGTATCAGACGGTTTAAATAGAGTTAGGTGGGCCAATAAGGCGTACAAGGAGATGGTGAGCGAGGGTGGCGTAGCAGAAGGAGAAGTGGTTGTTTGGCTGGTGATGAAAGAAGATCTACGGCTGCCGGAGAACAAAAACACGGCTGCGTTCACGTGCCAGGTTAGGGTGATTAGAAGTGGGAAGGAGAAAAACTCGCTGATTCTGCCGTGTGATGTGTGGAGAATGGACGGTGGCGGATATGCATGGAGGTTGGATACAAAGGCAGCTCTCTCTTTGGGCCGGTAG